One window of Quercus robur chromosome 12, dhQueRobu3.1, whole genome shotgun sequence genomic DNA carries:
- the LOC126709709 gene encoding uncharacterized protein LOC126709709 produces MDSRENDFEFDIESGGTTSEEEASKDLGSSKRQVKKILKKVSSGILNFNGAITHECGISSSSNMVKSGGVVDVGVELLIDKSSEEEESRDQVVVVEKMCIGEKHKKNSRKPPKPPRPPKGPSLDAADRKLVRELADVAMRKRARIERIKALKKVKAGKGSSLNSGLSAMVITLVFFLVITFQGLSSRSSVTAGLPGSPEPAVATSESLISVQFYKDPFAFNSNGSSSGSSSFAEEQQAAG; encoded by the exons ATGGATTCAAGGGAAAATGACTTTGAATTTGATATTGAAAGTGGTGGGACAACTAGTGAAGAGGAGGCAAGCAAGGATCTTGGCTCAAGCAAGAGACAAGTGAAGAAAATTCTCAAAAAGGTTTCCAGTGGGATTTTGAATTTCAATGGTGCAATTACACATGAGTGTGGCATTAGCTCGAGTAGTAATATGGTGAAATCTGGTGGTGTTGTGGATGTTGGTGTAGAGTTGTTGATAGACAAGAGTtcagaagaggaagagagtcgAGACCAAGTGGTTGTTGTTGAGAAGATGTGCATAGGAGAGAAGCATAAGAAGAATTCTAGGAAGCCTCCCAAACCGCCAAGACCTCCTAAAGGCCCATCATTGGATGCTGCTGACCGGAAGTTGGTTAGGGAGCTTGCTGATGTTGCCATGAGAAAGCGTGCAAGGATTGAAAGAATAAAGGCACTGAAGAAAGTGAAAGCAGGCAAGGGATCATCTTTGAACAGTGGATTATCTGCCATGGTCATCACACTTGTCTTCTTCCTCGTCATAACTTTTCAAG GATTAAGCTCCAGAAGCAGCGTAACCGCGGGATTACCTGGGTCCCCTGAGCCAGCAGTGGCCACAAGTGAAAGTTTGATTTCGGTTCAGTTTTACAAGGACCCTTTTGCCTTCAATAGCAATGGATCTAGTTCTGGCTCTAGTAG TTTTGCAGAAGAGCAGCAGGCAGCTGGTTGA